The Cucumis melo cultivar AY chromosome 6, USDA_Cmelo_AY_1.0, whole genome shotgun sequence genome includes a region encoding these proteins:
- the LOC103490953 gene encoding protein TPX2 isoform X2 — translation MDEEMEVEPVIFEAYEVDIEYEFDAARYFDFTREESFDEASQAELWFQSAGSYPPSPFVAKLFLREECLFAIGNASKKSEDQNNTVDSLNGGPQEGGSVRENERDCQGANRGIFTNLRDGDVQKIHNQQLQFTSGSTSHNHLSLNKPKVKPPSCVKPSKPRGTTLMKPTASHLARQNFPTHYTDTKLQRVLVKNNETSVCSSGMESQAIKKQKLDGGHSRKVNEIKQQTSLVHKLPKQDGVAERTTLNAKPKITVPRQPDLETAHRAHRIRLKSRMEEDYEIPSTRRFRARPLNRKILEAPSLPLPKKSTPKLPEFQEFHLRTLERAMQNTSAVSSSAFHHDYSDITVTRNLESRRSNAIDAQKNDEYHVMQNFKACPLNRKIFSSKGEMGVFRNSKQETTILIEFKFHNEKRILQPPTELFNKLSLTSQLHSNNGPLTKVPSRPSIPLKSSKENNSVLFQPEHKHSIADNSIGERNTCNCGKADLYGK, via the exons ATGGATGAGGAAATGGAGGTTGAGCCGGTTATTTTTGAGGCTTATGAAGTTGACATTGAGTATGAGTTTGATGCGGCTAGGTATTTTGATTTCACTCGTGAGGAGAGTTTTGATGAGGCTTCTCAAGCTGAGCTTTGGTTCCAGTCTGCTGGAAGTTACCCTCCTTCTC CGTTTGTAGCGAAACTGTTTTTGAGGGAAGAGTGTCTTTTCGCTATTGGAAATGCTTCTAAAAAATCTGAGGACCAGAATAACACAGTTGATTCCCTTAACGGCGGCCCCCAAGAAGGTGGATCAGTACGCGAGAATGAAAGAG ATTGCCAAGGAGCAAATAGAGGAATCTTCACCAACTTGCGGGATGGAGACGTACAAAAAATTCACAATCAACAGCTTCAATTTACATCAG GATCTACATCACACAATCATCTATCTTTGAACAAACCAAAAGTCAAACCCCCATCTTGTGTCAAACCATCTAAACCCCGGGGGACTACTCTGATGAAACCAACAGCAAGCCACTTGGCGAGACAAAATTTCCCTACTCATTATACTGATACCAA GTTGCAGAGAGTACTTGTTAAGAACAATGAGACAAGTGTCTGTAGCTCTGGAATGGAAAGTCAAGCTATCAAGAAGCAGAAGTTGGATGGAGGTCACTCACGTAAG GTGAATGAAATAAAGCAACAGACTAGTTTAGTCCACAAGCTTCCCAAACAG GATGGAGTTGCTGAAAGAACTACTTTGAATGCCAAACCGAAGATTACAGTTCCTAGGCAGCCTGACCTTGAAACAGCCCATAGGGCACATAGAATAAG ACTGAAAAGTAGGATGGAAGAAGATTATGAGATACCAAGTACTCGAAGATTTAGAGCCCGCCCGTTAAACAGAAAA ATTTTAGAGGCTCCCTCACTTCCGCTTCCGAAGAAAAGCACTCCCAAATTGCCTGAGTTTCAA GAATTTCACTTGAGAACGTTGGAGAGGGCCATGCAAAATACTTCGGCTGTTTCGTCTTCAGCCTTTCATCATGATTATTCTGACATTACTGTCACTAGAAATTTGGAGTCCAGAAg ATCAAATGCCATTGATGCTCAAAAGAATGATGAGTATCATGTAATGCAAAATTTCAAGGCATGCCCTCTTAATAGGAag ATATTTTCAAGTAAAGGTGAAATGGGTGTTTTTAGAAATAGCAAGCAGGAAACCACAATACTAATC GAATTTAAATTCCATAACGAGAAGAGAATTCTCCAACCACCAACAGAACTTTTCAACAAG CTTTCGCTGACATCTCAACTCCACTCAAATAATGGACCCTTAACAAAAGTTCCTTCCCGTCCATCCATACCTTTGAAG AGctcaaaggaaaataattcggTGTTGTTTCAACCAGAACATAAG CATTCTATTGCAGATAACTCAATTGGTGAAAGAAACACCTGCAATTGCGGCAAAGCAGATTTATATGGGAAATAA
- the LOC103490953 gene encoding protein TPX2 isoform X1: MDEEMEVEPVIFEAYEVDIEYEFDAARYFDFTREESFDEASQAELWFQSAGSYPPSPFVAKLFLREECLFAIGNASKKSEDQNNTVDSLNGGPQEGGSVRENERDCQGANRGIFTNLRDGDVQKIHNQQLQFTSGSTSHNHLSLNKPKVKPPSCVKPSKPRGTTLMKPTASHLARQNFPTHYTDTKLQRVLVKNNETSVCSSGMESQAIKKQKLDGGHSRKVNEIKQQTSLVHKLPKQDGVAERTTLNAKPKITVPRQPDLETAHRAHRIRLKSRMEEDYEIPSTRRFRARPLNRKILEAPSLPLPKKSTPKLPEFQEFHLRTLERAMQNTSAVSSSAFHHDYSDITVTRNLESRRSNAIDAQKNDEYHVMQNFKACPLNRKIFSSKGEMGVFRNSKQETTILIEFKFHNEKRILQPPTELFNKLSLTSQLHSNNGPLTKVPSRPSIPLKSSKENNSVLFQPEHKITQLVKETPAIAAKQIYMGNNGCISDSCNNQLTVRNPGIR; this comes from the exons ATGGATGAGGAAATGGAGGTTGAGCCGGTTATTTTTGAGGCTTATGAAGTTGACATTGAGTATGAGTTTGATGCGGCTAGGTATTTTGATTTCACTCGTGAGGAGAGTTTTGATGAGGCTTCTCAAGCTGAGCTTTGGTTCCAGTCTGCTGGAAGTTACCCTCCTTCTC CGTTTGTAGCGAAACTGTTTTTGAGGGAAGAGTGTCTTTTCGCTATTGGAAATGCTTCTAAAAAATCTGAGGACCAGAATAACACAGTTGATTCCCTTAACGGCGGCCCCCAAGAAGGTGGATCAGTACGCGAGAATGAAAGAG ATTGCCAAGGAGCAAATAGAGGAATCTTCACCAACTTGCGGGATGGAGACGTACAAAAAATTCACAATCAACAGCTTCAATTTACATCAG GATCTACATCACACAATCATCTATCTTTGAACAAACCAAAAGTCAAACCCCCATCTTGTGTCAAACCATCTAAACCCCGGGGGACTACTCTGATGAAACCAACAGCAAGCCACTTGGCGAGACAAAATTTCCCTACTCATTATACTGATACCAA GTTGCAGAGAGTACTTGTTAAGAACAATGAGACAAGTGTCTGTAGCTCTGGAATGGAAAGTCAAGCTATCAAGAAGCAGAAGTTGGATGGAGGTCACTCACGTAAG GTGAATGAAATAAAGCAACAGACTAGTTTAGTCCACAAGCTTCCCAAACAG GATGGAGTTGCTGAAAGAACTACTTTGAATGCCAAACCGAAGATTACAGTTCCTAGGCAGCCTGACCTTGAAACAGCCCATAGGGCACATAGAATAAG ACTGAAAAGTAGGATGGAAGAAGATTATGAGATACCAAGTACTCGAAGATTTAGAGCCCGCCCGTTAAACAGAAAA ATTTTAGAGGCTCCCTCACTTCCGCTTCCGAAGAAAAGCACTCCCAAATTGCCTGAGTTTCAA GAATTTCACTTGAGAACGTTGGAGAGGGCCATGCAAAATACTTCGGCTGTTTCGTCTTCAGCCTTTCATCATGATTATTCTGACATTACTGTCACTAGAAATTTGGAGTCCAGAAg ATCAAATGCCATTGATGCTCAAAAGAATGATGAGTATCATGTAATGCAAAATTTCAAGGCATGCCCTCTTAATAGGAag ATATTTTCAAGTAAAGGTGAAATGGGTGTTTTTAGAAATAGCAAGCAGGAAACCACAATACTAATC GAATTTAAATTCCATAACGAGAAGAGAATTCTCCAACCACCAACAGAACTTTTCAACAAG CTTTCGCTGACATCTCAACTCCACTCAAATAATGGACCCTTAACAAAAGTTCCTTCCCGTCCATCCATACCTTTGAAG AGctcaaaggaaaataattcggTGTTGTTTCAACCAGAACATAAG ATAACTCAATTGGTGAAAGAAACACCTGCAATTGCGGCAAAGCAGATTTATATGGGAAATAATGGATGCATATCTGATTCCTGCAACAATCAGTTGACCGTGAG GAATCCGGGAATTCGCTAA
- the LOC103490952 gene encoding guard cell S-type anion channel SLAC1 produces the protein MDKKQTPFFISHANDPNFVDILEEDDEGKEEEEQQQHNAQPTILTSALADAVEKRSKKHNNNNNNNNRVRPPPPPPRSTGGFERQMSLETGLNRVSKGKGIERMALPRSGRSFGGFDSTIIEGKKGDFSMFRTKSTLSKQNSLLPLKKDHQMDQSCEGRDESENKSVPVGRYFAALRGPELDQVKDYEDILLPKDEKWPFLLRFPIGCYGICLGLSSQAVLWRALSTSPATEFLHISPFINLAIWLLATAALCSVTFAYVLKCIFYFEAVRREYFHPVRVNFFFAPWVVCMFLAISVPPRFVSGPLHPAVWCAFMGPYFLLELKIYGQWLSGGKRRLCKVVNPSSHLSVVGNFVGAILAAKCGWLEAAKFLWSVGFAHYLVVFVTLYQRLPTSEALPKELHPVYSMFIAAPSAASIAWQTIYDDFDGLSRTCFFIALFLYISLVVRLNFFTGFRFSVAWWSYTFPMTTASVATIKYAEHVPTVVSKGLALTLSFMSSTMVSLLFVSTLLHAFVWKTLFPNDLAIAITKKRLIKDRRPFKKAYDLKRWTKQALTKHNNNNKDDFDAQQTSHNEPF, from the exons ATGGACAAGAAACAAACCCCATTTTTCATTTCTCATGCAAATGACCCTAATTTCGTCGACATTCTAGAAGAGGATGACgaagggaaggaagaagaagaacaacaacaacacaaCGCTCAGCCAACAATATTGACATCTGCATTGGCCGATGCAGTTGAGAAGCGGTCGAAGAAacacaacaacaataataacaataataatcgGGTTCGGCCACCACCACCGCCACCGCGATCGACGGGGGGGTTTGAACGACAGATGTCGTTGGAAACGGGTTTGAATAGGGTTTCGAAAGGGAAGGGAATTGAGAGGATGGCTCTTCCAAGGAGTGGAAGAAGTTTTGGAGGGTTTGATTCAACAATAATTGAAGGGAAGAAAGGTGATTTTAGTATGTTTAGAACAAAATCAACTCTTAGTAAGCAAAATTCTCTATTGCCATTGAAGAAAGATCATCAAATGGATCAAAGTTGTGAAGGAAGGGATGAATCTGAGAATAAAAGTGTTCCTGTTGGAAGATATTTTGCTGCTCTTAGAGGACCTGAACTTGATCAAGTCAAG GACTATGAAGACATTCTACTCCCTAAAGACGAAAAATGGCCATTCCTTCTCCGATTCCCGATCGGATGCTACGGTATCTGCCTTGGTCTCAGCAGCCAGGCCGTGTTGTGGCGTGCGCTCTCGACGAGCCCTGCCACGGAGTTCCTTCACATTTCCCCGTTCATCAACCTTGCGATTTGGCTCTTGGCCACAGCTGCCCTTTGCTCAGTTACATTTGCTTACGTTCTCAAGTGCATCTTCTACTTTGAAGCTGTTAGAAGAGAGTATTTCCATCCTGTTCGTGTTAACTTCTTCTTTGCCCCTTGGGTCGTCTGTATGTTCCTTGCCATCAGCGTCCCGCCTCGGTTTGTGTCCGGTCCGCTTCACCCGGCTGTTTGGTGTGCCTTCATGGGCCCATACTTCTTGCTCGAGCTTAAGATTTACGGCCAATGGCTATCCGGTGGGAAACGTCGTCTTTGTAAG GTGGTGAACCCGTCGTCGCACTTGTCAGTGGTCGGGAACTTCGTGGGGGCGATACTAGCGGCGAAATGTGGGTGGTTGGAGGCAGCAAAGTTCTTATGGTCAGTTGGGTTTGCACATTATTTAGTAGTGTTTGTGACACTTTATCAAAGGCTGCCGACGAGTGAGGCATTGCCTAAGGAACTGCATCCTGTTTACTCAATGTTCATAGCTGCCCCTTCTGCAGCCAGCATTGCTTGGCAGACCATTTATGATGACTTTGATGGCTTATCAAGAACTTGCTTCTTCATTGCTCTGTTTCTCTATATTTCTCTCGTTGTTAGGCTCAACTTCTTCACTGGATTCAG GTTTTCAGTAGCTTGGTGGTCTTACACATTTCCAATGACAACAGCTTCAGTAGCAACCATAAAGTATGCAGAGCATGTCCCTACAGTTGTAAGTAAAGGTTTAGCACTTACCCTTTCTTTCATGTCCTCAACTATGGTGTCTCTTCTCTTTGTCTCCACTCTTCTTCATGCTTTTGTTTGGAAGACACTGTTCCCCAACGACCTGGCCATTGCTATCACAAAGAAGAGACTTATCAAGGACAGAAGACCATTCAAAAAGGCTTACGACCTTAAACGCTGGACAAAGCAAGCTCTTACCAAacataacaacaacaataaagATGATTTTGATGCACAACAAACATCACATAATGAGCCATTTTGA
- the LOC103490954 gene encoding probable sugar phosphate/phosphate translocator At1g12500 yields MVEAQTWTTRRMSNPRLDSSTAAADQVVDIPMTPPSDVRNSAAGFPIGSYLSPNLLTMVIILSWYLSNIGVLLLNKYLLSFYGYRYPIFLTMLHMLACAAYSYIAINFLEIVPLQHILSRKQFFKIFALSAIFCFSVVCGNTSLRYLPVSFNQAIGATTPFFTAIFAFLITCKKESAEVYLALLPVVFGIVLASNSEPLFHFFGFLVCVGSTAGRALKSVVQGILLTSEAEKLHSMNLLLYMAPMAAMILLPFSLYIEGNVAAITVEKARGNSFIVFLLLGNATVAYLVNLTNFLVTKHTSALTLQVLGNAKAAVAAVVSVLIFRNPVTVMGMAGFAVTIMGVVLYSEAKKRSKVTTH; encoded by the coding sequence ATGGTGGAGGCTCAGACATGGACCACTCGTCGTATGAGCAACCCTCGCCTGGACTCCTCCACGGCCGCCGCCGACCAGGTCGTCGACATTCCAATGACGCCACCTAGCGACGTTCGGAACAGTGCCGCCGGTTTCCCCATCGGATCATACCTATCGCCCAATTTATTGACGATGGTAATTATACTCTCATGGTACTTATCCAACATTGGTgttcttcttctcaacaaataCCTTCTAAGCTTCTATGGCTATCGGTACCCGATCTTCCTTACAATGCTTCACATGCTGGCTTGTGCGGCTTATAGTTATATTGCGATTAATTTTCTTGAGATTGTTCCGTTGCAACACATTCTTTCTCGTAAACAGTTTTTTAAAATCTTTGCTCTTAGCGCCATTTTCTGTTTCTCCGTTGTTTGTGGAAATACATCTCTTCGTTACCTTCCCGTTTCGTTTAACCAAGCTATTGGTGCTACCACCCCGTTTTTCACTGCCATTTTTGCTTTTTTGATTACTTGTAAGAAGGAGTCTGCTGAGGTTTATCTTGCGCTTTTGCCTGTGGTTTTTGGGATTGTTTTGGCTAGTAATAGTGAGCCATtgtttcatttctttgggttttTGGTTTGTGTTGGCTCTACTGCTGGGCGGGCATTGAAATCTGTGGTTCAAGGGATTTTGTTAACCTCAGAAGCTGAAAAACTTCACTCTATGAATTTGTTGTTGTACATGGCTCCAATGGCTGCTATGATTTTGCTTCCTTTTAGTCTTTATATTGAAGGGAATGTAGCTGCAATTACTGTCGAAAAAGCTCGAGGGAATTCGTTTATTGTGTTCTTGTTGCTTGGCAATGCTACGGTGGCTTATTTGGTGAATTTGACCAATTTCTTGGTCACCAAGCACACAAGTGCCCTCACATTGCAGGTTCTTGGGAATGCAAAGGCTGCCGTAGCGGCTGTTGTTTCTGTTTTGATCTTCAGGAACCCTGTTACGGTGATGGGTATGGCTGGATTTGCTGTGACTATCATGGGTGTAGTGCTTTACAGTGAGGCCAAGAAGAGGTCCAAAGTGACAACCCATTGA